A single genomic interval of Epinephelus fuscoguttatus linkage group LG22, E.fuscoguttatus.final_Chr_v1 harbors:
- the LOC125882593 gene encoding shaker-related potassium channel tsha2-like: protein MTVVPGENLDETVALAALSAQDVYDPERAENQECCERVVINISGLRFETQLKTLAQFPSTLLGDPRKRMRFFDPLRNEYFFDRNRPSFDAILYYYQSGGRLRRPVNVPVDIFMEEIKFYELGEEVIENFKEDEGFIKEEERPLPDNEFQRQVWLLFEYPESSGPARGIAIVSVLVILISIVIFCLETLPEFREEARTFDEQLVVNGTVRAKKPNPFTDPFFIVETLCIIWFSFELLVRFLACPSKPAFFKNIMNTIDIVAIMPYFITLGLELAEHQGNGQQAMSLAILRVIRLVRVFRIFKLSRHSKGLQILGKTLQASMRELGLLIFFLFIGVILFSSAVYFAETDDPDSGFSSIPDAFWWAVVSMTTVGYGDMCPVTIGGKIVGSLCAIAGVLTIALPVPVIVSNFNYFYHRETEHEEQFQYTHVTCGQQQPQFGEFNKSDSKPSLSKSDYLDSDDADSIKYTNCSPHKAYTGKLTDV, encoded by the coding sequence ATGACAGtggtgcccggagagaacctgGATGAGACTGTGGCACTGGCCGCGCTGTCAGCCCAGGATGTGTACGACCCGGAGAGAGCCGAGAACCAGGAGTGCTGCGAGCGGGTGGTCATCAACATCTCCGGGCTGCGTTTCGAGACGCAGCTGAAGACACTCGCCCAGTTCCCCTCCACTCTGCTGGGGGACCCGCGCAAGAGGATGCGCTTCTTCGACCCGCTGAGGAACGAGTATTTCTTCGACAGGAACAGACCCAGCTTCGATGCCATCCTCTACTACTACCAGTCCGGGGGGAGGCTCCGGAGACCCGTCAACGTGCCAGTGGACATTTTCATGGAGGAGATTAAATTTTACGAACTGGGGGAGGAGGTGATCGAGAATTTTAAGGAGGATGAGGGGTTTATTAAGGAGGAAGAGCGCCCGCTGCCTGATAACGAGTTCCAGCGGCAGGTTTGGCTCCTGTTCGAGTACCCGGAGAGCTCCGGACCCGCCAGGGGGATCGCGATAGTTTCCGTGCTGGTTATTCTCATCTCCATTGTGATTTTCTGCTTGGAGACTTTACCGGAGTTCCGAGAGGAAGCCAGAACGTTTGACGAGCAGCTGGTGGTGAACGGGACCGTGCGCGCAAAGAAGCCAAACCCGTTCACAGACCCGTTTTTCATCGTGGAGACGCTCTGCATCATCTGGTTCTCCTTCGAGCTGCTGGTCAGGTTCCTCGCTTGCCCGAGCAAGCCCGCTTTCTTTAAGAACATCATGAACACCATCGATATCGTGGCCATCATGCCCTACTTCATCACGCTGGGCTTGGAGTTAGCGGAGCACCAGGGGAACGGGCAGCAGGCCATGTCGCTGGCCATCCTCAGGGTCATCCGTCTGGTCCGGGTCTTCCGGATCTTCAAGCTCTCCAGACACTCCAAGGGGCTCCAGATTCTCGGGAAGACCCTGCAGGCCAGTATGAGGGAGCTGGGACTGCTTatattcttcctcttcatcGGGGTCATCCTCTTCTCCAGCGCGGTGTACTTCGCGGAGACGGATGACCCGGACTCTGGCTTCAGCAGCATCCCGGACGCGTTCTGGTGGGCGGTGGTGTCCATGACCACGGTGGGCTACGGGGACATGTGTCCGGTCACCATCGGAGGGAAAATTGTGGGCTCGCTGTGCGCCATAGCCGGAGTGTTAACCATCGCGCTCCCGGTGCCCGTCATCGTCTCCAACTTCAACTACTTCTACCACCGGGAGACGGAGCACGAGGAGCAGTTCCAGTACACGCATGTGACGTGCGGCCAGCAGCAGCCGCAGTTTGGAGAGTTCAACAAGAGCGACAGCAAGCCGTCTCTGTCCAAGTCCGACTACCTGGACAGCGATGACGCGGACTCCATCAAATACACCAACTGCAGCCCGCACAAAGCGTACACCGGGAAGCTCACCGATGTTTGA